In one Brevibacillus choshinensis genomic region, the following are encoded:
- a CDS encoding accessory Sec system S-layer assembly protein, producing MLSFLKNLLGNTPTPEEVRQQVQEESILPAATEQQDQPQTQNTSSGVVTALSLHESWESKLSTQERYALSFMAQELEPLAEGNISLAGTSLVPHDAGIEVTAFVRNSSDRPVNLGETTLVVLFGDQQLFTRQLFDLAEIGEIPPRSARPWSFVFKREHFLQVDVLLVNWKIAFEMAQKKMVLPQQLELEESWIKALSDEQKNSLIELAKGLPSIKEGEVNIQSVQIRRDDTGALNAMLLIRNGSAQSLSFEKLPLELYDATGEKVAEGLFELESLTVNANTSKPWLFIFPPESIHKQEPDFSRWKVGVPQG from the coding sequence ATGCTATCCTTCTTGAAAAACTTATTGGGGAATACTCCCACACCTGAAGAGGTCAGACAGCAAGTGCAGGAAGAATCCATTCTGCCCGCTGCTACCGAACAGCAGGATCAACCACAAACGCAGAACACGTCCTCTGGAGTCGTGACAGCACTTTCTCTGCATGAATCTTGGGAATCAAAGCTCAGCACACAGGAGAGATACGCGCTATCCTTCATGGCACAGGAACTGGAACCATTAGCAGAGGGCAATATTTCCCTCGCTGGTACATCGCTTGTTCCGCATGATGCTGGGATTGAAGTGACGGCATTTGTCCGCAATAGCTCAGATCGTCCCGTAAATTTGGGTGAGACGACACTCGTGGTATTGTTTGGGGATCAGCAATTGTTTACCCGCCAACTCTTTGATTTGGCTGAAATAGGTGAGATTCCGCCGCGTTCTGCAAGACCGTGGTCGTTTGTATTTAAACGGGAGCACTTTTTACAAGTGGATGTCCTGTTGGTGAATTGGAAAATCGCCTTTGAAATGGCGCAAAAGAAAATGGTCTTGCCTCAGCAACTAGAGCTGGAAGAGTCCTGGATCAAAGCGTTGTCGGATGAGCAGAAAAATTCACTGATCGAGCTGGCTAAAGGACTCCCTTCTATTAAAGAAGGAGAAGTGAACATTCAGAGTGTGCAGATTCGTCGTGACGATACAGGGGCACTGAACGCTATGCTGTTGATTCGAAACGGTTCTGCCCAGTCTCTCTCTTTTGAAAAGCTGCCGCTAGAGCTTTATGATGCGACGGGTGAAAAAGTGGCAGAAGGTTTGTTTGAACTGGAAAGCCTGACCGTAAACGCAAATACGAGCAAGCCTTGGCTATTTATCTTTCCACCGGAGAGTATTCACAAGCAAGAGCCTGATTTTTCTCGATGGAAGGTTGGCGTGCCACAGGGCTAA
- a CDS encoding S8 family serine peptidase — protein sequence MRETVASSRCTKILLALTLFGLSLPAWLTPAHAFSDDTTTKYTNIPKNETGEYIVKFRNGASQKTTKLRAANNGATLADSSDQHMLLRLQKTSDEQALQSLATDPNVEYIEPNIRMYATASIEDAYYSEQWGLDQIQAPAAWEAASGDSPVTVAVIDTGVDYTHPDLKGRVDTANDIDYVNNDRDAKDDEGHGTHVAGIIAAKLNSQGIAGVVGNRNVKILPLKALDRKGEGDMYDVATAIMDAADLGADVINLSLGAELESGQKAPRTLTDAVQYAMDKGALVVAAAGNEAANTDRYVPASIPGVITVSAVGANMKLANFSNYGSSVELTAPGENILSTYPGGRYAYMSGTSQATPLVSGVAALLKASDPGMSVKELTNRLLETATDLGKTGRDDQFGYGLVNAYLAIQSDSSSTEDPEPTTVTVSSLKADQSKLSLPPNGSGTITLTAYLTNGTKSAVAAKDVEWQTKDKKVAVVENGVVTAAGFGKTTISGAYGGKTVSIPVEITVTKLAASKTSLTMKPDGTATVELTATYGDKSKGTVAAGDVTWKSQNNEVAEVQDGVITAKNMGSTYIVATYGDKTVKIRVNVNITKLVASPSKILLKPGHFSSINIAAIYGEENEVVTSGVDWKSSDAKVAIYKDGQIVAKGFGTTTLTATYRGKSVRISVDTRLKQLQADVTRKALETDEVYMPEIKATYSDGSIEQVEEGITWTSSNASVASVEENGVITAKAAGSATISAQYGGKTVRVSITVAP from the coding sequence ATGAGAGAAACCGTTGCCTCATCACGTTGCACCAAAATTCTATTGGCCTTAACGCTTTTCGGGCTATCCCTTCCAGCCTGGCTGACACCAGCCCATGCCTTTTCAGACGATACAACTACAAAATATACAAATATTCCCAAAAACGAAACAGGAGAATACATCGTCAAATTCCGTAACGGAGCCTCGCAGAAAACAACCAAACTGCGCGCAGCCAACAACGGAGCCACTCTCGCAGACAGCTCCGACCAGCACATGCTGCTCCGCCTACAAAAGACATCTGATGAACAAGCACTACAATCACTAGCAACAGACCCCAATGTGGAGTACATAGAGCCCAACATCCGCATGTATGCCACTGCATCGATCGAGGATGCTTACTATTCAGAACAGTGGGGCTTGGATCAGATACAAGCTCCTGCGGCATGGGAAGCGGCGAGTGGCGATTCGCCAGTGACGGTTGCGGTGATCGATACCGGAGTCGATTACACGCACCCCGATCTAAAGGGTAGAGTCGATACGGCAAATGACATTGACTATGTGAATAATGACCGTGATGCCAAGGATGACGAGGGGCATGGTACACATGTCGCGGGAATTATTGCAGCCAAGCTCAACTCACAGGGCATTGCAGGAGTGGTGGGAAACCGAAACGTCAAAATCCTCCCTTTAAAGGCATTGGACCGAAAAGGTGAGGGCGATATGTATGATGTAGCGACAGCCATCATGGACGCGGCTGACTTGGGCGCAGATGTCATCAACCTGAGCCTGGGAGCGGAGCTGGAAAGTGGACAGAAGGCACCGAGAACATTGACAGACGCCGTCCAATACGCAATGGACAAAGGTGCCTTGGTTGTGGCAGCAGCAGGCAATGAAGCGGCCAACACTGATCGTTATGTTCCTGCATCGATTCCAGGTGTCATTACGGTGAGTGCAGTAGGCGCAAACATGAAGCTGGCCAACTTCTCCAATTACGGCTCTAGTGTTGAGCTGACGGCCCCTGGCGAGAACATCCTGAGTACCTATCCAGGAGGCAGATATGCGTATATGAGCGGTACCTCCCAAGCGACACCACTTGTCTCCGGGGTAGCCGCACTTCTCAAGGCAAGTGATCCAGGCATGAGTGTAAAAGAGCTGACGAATCGCCTTCTGGAGACAGCGACTGACTTGGGCAAGACGGGGCGGGATGACCAGTTTGGGTATGGCTTGGTCAATGCTTATCTGGCGATACAGTCCGATTCTTCCAGCACTGAGGATCCCGAGCCAACAACGGTTACTGTAAGTAGCCTGAAGGCAGACCAAAGCAAACTGTCCTTGCCTCCGAATGGGAGCGGGACCATTACCCTTACTGCCTACCTGACAAATGGCACTAAGTCAGCTGTGGCTGCCAAAGACGTCGAATGGCAAACGAAAGATAAAAAGGTCGCTGTCGTGGAAAACGGGGTCGTAACGGCTGCAGGTTTTGGGAAAACGACCATCTCTGGAGCGTATGGAGGCAAAACGGTATCCATACCGGTAGAGATTACCGTCACGAAGCTAGCTGCGTCTAAGACTTCATTAACCATGAAGCCTGATGGGACAGCGACGGTAGAGCTGACAGCTACGTATGGCGATAAATCCAAGGGCACCGTAGCAGCAGGAGACGTTACTTGGAAGTCGCAAAATAATGAGGTTGCCGAGGTACAGGACGGTGTCATCACGGCAAAGAATATGGGCAGTACGTACATCGTAGCTACGTACGGAGACAAGACGGTAAAAATCCGAGTCAACGTGAACATCACGAAGCTAGTGGCGAGCCCGAGCAAAATTCTGTTGAAGCCAGGTCATTTTTCTTCTATTAATATAGCGGCAATCTATGGGGAAGAAAATGAAGTGGTGACCTCAGGAGTGGATTGGAAGTCAAGCGATGCCAAGGTGGCGATCTATAAAGATGGACAGATCGTCGCTAAAGGCTTTGGGACGACCACACTGACTGCTACGTATCGAGGGAAATCCGTCAGAATCAGTGTGGACACGCGATTAAAGCAGCTGCAAGCAGATGTGACCCGCAAGGCACTGGAGACCGACGAAGTCTATATGCCAGAGATTAAGGCGACGTATAGCGACGGCTCCATCGAACAGGTCGAGGAAGGAATCACTTGGACATCTTCCAATGCAAGCGTGGCAAGTGTGGAGGAAAACGGAGTAATAACAGCAAAAGCAGCGGGCAGTGCTACGATCTCGGCTCAGTATGGTGGTAAAACGGTACGAGTATCCATTACAGTAGCGCCATAG
- a CDS encoding coiled-coil domain-containing protein: MKRKSLQKSLSVSLLAVLAIQPFVSVVHADLNIKGNTTSTGGIQVKTPATIQVIGSPTVEGTITVTGALTIVPKPENIHSTFQHASYLLKPTAANPVIDFGGVTTGLVTIGNTNVGTILRADGISRIEYAKNVTPGNAELRGTQLDAARTGLTNAVVQVDVATASASQTAFVSAKGNPDHPVYKDVTTGLVTLQNAKTAAETTLANKIAVLSDLTSATTVLSNAQDALDAKVDLLDVETKRLKDEAAALAQALTLLNDTITGLDLSSANAALTAYTNVQGDVEKAVYKDVAKAISDLEAARTSGQAVYAKSDATLQEVVAATTAITDGKALLADKQTLLVAATQQLVNELIQAKADLSSAMASFNKTEVDNAKASYLTAGGLVSDVVYNNLVVALAVLDSAETEANGFLASSSSTLVQLKGARDKVLSAQTEVTLKTNDVKTATQALKEWNQAKTALTDAISSVNTTAAVNAQSDYKGANGKDTAQVYADVTEAINALNDAKSSGETLIGKASATKEEFLNAKDAITAAQGVLNEKVDKLKVVTQELKDLAQARASLSAEITAAEPQLAGAATSLTNYEAALGDKAAVVYTDAVAAKQDLNAKVDAGKLAHDEPASTVADLNAAKSAITNAKTVLSTKLTALDSATEALVIERNNAKQALAKAIADVDVTKAQQAQSAYVDKGGNLTLAVYKDVTAAITAVQQAKTAGQAINPTSDPVSSIKDATTAITNAQVDINGKVTALKSATDSLVMPTLTSKELDKFNFSTVYSGQINAVSKAMNTSSFKGSKKHFTIDDGKNKVNIDLTWDIPQNEYATTFAASIGSAVESEIQQHFLDTGGVNGLMNRTMGATVIWDGSNQGNTFKIFTFGQPGIEKLTLYGTDWQYFFDTNTFDAPNQDKSANREFTISDGTKTATFKWDSDLVDMAGVLKALNDNLSANGVKVVAVQVNASTFQLVGTRADITISVGGTNKGDLFP, from the coding sequence ATGAAAAGAAAATCATTGCAAAAAAGCCTCTCTGTCAGTCTGTTGGCTGTCCTGGCGATCCAGCCATTCGTATCTGTCGTGCATGCAGACTTGAACATCAAAGGCAATACCACTTCAACAGGTGGAATTCAGGTAAAAACCCCTGCTACCATTCAGGTAATCGGTTCTCCCACCGTGGAGGGAACCATAACCGTGACAGGGGCGCTCACGATCGTTCCTAAACCGGAAAACATTCATTCGACCTTTCAACATGCCTCTTATCTATTGAAACCGACTGCGGCTAATCCGGTCATTGATTTTGGAGGCGTGACCACGGGCCTCGTAACGATTGGCAACACAAATGTGGGGACGATTTTAAGGGCGGATGGCATCAGCCGTATTGAGTATGCAAAAAATGTGACTCCAGGAAACGCCGAGCTGCGTGGCACACAGCTGGATGCGGCGAGAACGGGGCTAACGAATGCCGTGGTTCAAGTGGATGTAGCCACAGCATCAGCTTCCCAGACAGCTTTTGTGAGTGCAAAAGGAAATCCGGATCACCCTGTTTATAAGGATGTCACTACAGGTTTGGTGACACTCCAGAATGCAAAAACGGCAGCAGAAACAACCCTTGCGAACAAAATTGCCGTGTTGTCTGATCTAACTTCAGCAACTACGGTACTCTCCAACGCTCAGGATGCCTTGGATGCGAAAGTCGATCTTCTGGACGTGGAGACGAAGAGACTAAAGGATGAGGCTGCTGCACTCGCGCAAGCGCTAACCTTGTTGAATGACACGATTACGGGGCTGGATCTTTCCTCAGCAAATGCGGCTTTGACTGCTTATACCAATGTCCAAGGTGATGTGGAAAAGGCTGTTTACAAAGATGTGGCCAAAGCAATCTCGGATCTGGAGGCTGCACGGACTAGTGGACAAGCCGTTTATGCCAAATCGGATGCCACTTTACAAGAAGTAGTAGCAGCAACGACAGCGATTACAGACGGAAAAGCTCTGCTGGCAGACAAGCAAACCTTGCTGGTAGCCGCAACCCAACAACTAGTGAACGAGCTGATACAGGCAAAAGCGGATCTCTCGTCAGCAATGGCATCCTTTAACAAGACAGAGGTGGATAACGCCAAAGCAAGCTATCTGACGGCCGGAGGTCTTGTTAGCGATGTCGTGTACAACAATCTGGTAGTAGCGCTTGCAGTATTGGATAGCGCGGAGACGGAAGCTAACGGGTTCCTTGCAAGTTCGTCATCGACATTGGTACAACTGAAGGGTGCACGGGACAAGGTACTATCGGCGCAAACAGAAGTAACCCTTAAAACAAATGACGTAAAAACGGCCACACAAGCCTTGAAGGAATGGAATCAAGCAAAAACAGCGTTGACCGATGCCATTTCTTCCGTGAATACCACTGCGGCAGTGAACGCACAATCCGACTATAAGGGTGCCAACGGAAAAGATACCGCACAAGTGTATGCAGATGTGACGGAAGCCATAAACGCGCTCAATGATGCCAAGTCATCTGGAGAGACACTCATCGGGAAGGCGTCTGCTACCAAGGAAGAATTCCTGAATGCGAAGGATGCTATCACTGCAGCCCAAGGTGTGCTGAATGAGAAGGTAGACAAACTGAAAGTTGTCACCCAGGAGTTGAAGGATTTGGCGCAGGCCAGAGCCTCTTTGAGCGCTGAGATTACAGCAGCCGAACCACAGTTGGCAGGTGCAGCTACCTCTTTGACCAACTATGAGGCAGCACTGGGAGATAAGGCGGCTGTAGTGTATACAGATGCAGTGGCAGCCAAGCAAGATTTGAATGCGAAAGTCGACGCCGGAAAACTTGCGCATGATGAACCAGCATCCACTGTTGCTGACCTGAATGCAGCCAAGTCTGCTATTACGAATGCCAAGACTGTACTGAGCACGAAGCTGACCGCTCTCGACTCAGCTACAGAAGCGTTGGTCATTGAGAGGAACAACGCCAAGCAGGCCCTGGCGAAGGCGATCGCCGATGTGGATGTGACCAAAGCTCAGCAAGCGCAAAGTGCATATGTCGACAAGGGCGGAAACCTCACACTGGCTGTGTATAAGGATGTGACCGCCGCCATAACAGCTGTGCAGCAGGCAAAAACAGCAGGGCAAGCAATCAATCCGACTTCAGATCCCGTATCTTCTATAAAGGATGCAACAACGGCGATAACGAATGCCCAAGTTGATATAAACGGAAAAGTGACTGCCCTGAAGAGCGCTACGGACTCTCTTGTCATGCCGACGCTTACCAGTAAAGAACTGGACAAGTTTAATTTCTCTACAGTTTACTCCGGGCAGATTAATGCCGTGAGCAAAGCAATGAATACGTCCAGTTTTAAAGGCAGTAAGAAGCATTTCACGATTGATGACGGCAAAAATAAGGTCAATATCGATTTGACATGGGATATTCCGCAAAATGAGTATGCCACCACATTTGCTGCGTCCATTGGATCAGCAGTAGAGAGCGAGATTCAGCAGCATTTTTTAGACACTGGTGGAGTAAATGGGCTCATGAACCGCACGATGGGGGCCACTGTAATCTGGGATGGATCCAACCAAGGGAATACCTTTAAGATCTTTACCTTTGGTCAGCCTGGAATCGAGAAATTAACATTGTATGGGACGGACTGGCAGTATTTCTTTGATACAAATACATTTGATGCACCGAATCAAGACAAGAGCGCCAATCGGGAATTCACGATTAGCGATGGTACGAAAACGGCAACCTTCAAATGGGATTCCGATCTGGTCGATATGGCTGGTGTCCTGAAGGCCCTCAATGATAATTTGAGTGCCAATGGTGTCAAAGTCGTCGCTGTACAAGTCAATGCCTCCACCTTCCAGCTGGTTGGTACGAGGGCAGATATCACAATAAGCGTTGGGGGAACAAACAAGGGAGATTTGTTTCCCTAA
- a CDS encoding Ig-like domain-containing protein, which produces MSLGPSKLKKLSMMYLAIIILLFSISPQALAETAPAGNSQSNSDTVEEISDSTEATEAAIESLKVTNGTISLILSDPPQKTPTSKDFAFTQKTDAGKKQKLSVRDFKWDKGSHTAFFSFSPISAKKEAQEVEIEAVYEESHTTEQYTIAKKGAKVEAISIFVVGQNRELTLGSKDNTTLKLVAVPTDENGYFVSGEKETWKSSNTKVARIYSGGIVKAVGVGTADITVTIGGKKDTFDDIKVLPAPAKLKSVTAVNGLATVLLDGTPSSEPQRQDFTLRVEDSEGSDELDITDFRWDDKKNKALLQFERISPSTSTRYAKVSVEYKGITKKSRSFSIPKISSDVKTVEIVNQADDADLVVGSSDDDTLQLEAIAKDKSGNPVKGTYVQWTSSNKKVAVVDPSGKVTALGKGTATISVTIDGKKDSIEVDVKASGNQPLLQLEVLSIPEASANDGSINGKQTVTVENGKLAKDLSAADVTMKNLPSGLDIQLDRISDTTFTISFTGRAKNHAARDSGNDLQIIIAKNKVLGAEADVVSPKFGIAFSDPVISVPSIPSATFGSSLDGQTVSGKTFLNVKITATNFTLKDCHIKGTLTISASSDITLEDVVIDGPIIIE; this is translated from the coding sequence TTGTCTCTAGGACCAAGCAAACTCAAAAAGCTATCTATGATGTATCTAGCAATCATCATCCTACTCTTCTCGATCAGTCCACAGGCCTTGGCCGAAACTGCTCCCGCAGGCAATTCTCAGTCTAACTCAGACACAGTGGAGGAAATCTCAGACTCCACGGAGGCTACAGAGGCCGCCATTGAGTCTCTGAAGGTTACCAACGGAACAATCTCCCTGATACTTTCAGATCCCCCGCAAAAAACTCCAACCAGTAAAGATTTTGCATTCACCCAAAAAACAGATGCCGGAAAAAAACAGAAGCTTTCCGTAAGAGATTTCAAATGGGATAAAGGTTCCCATACAGCCTTCTTCTCCTTTTCACCGATCTCAGCAAAAAAAGAGGCACAAGAAGTAGAGATTGAAGCTGTCTATGAGGAATCGCATACGACCGAACAATATACGATCGCAAAAAAAGGTGCGAAGGTAGAGGCTATCTCCATATTTGTCGTTGGCCAGAACCGAGAATTAACGTTAGGCTCTAAGGATAATACGACCCTGAAGCTGGTTGCGGTCCCTACCGACGAAAATGGTTACTTCGTTTCCGGAGAAAAAGAGACCTGGAAATCCAGCAATACAAAGGTAGCAAGAATTTACAGCGGCGGAATCGTGAAAGCCGTTGGCGTTGGGACAGCAGATATTACGGTCACAATTGGCGGTAAAAAGGATACCTTCGATGATATTAAGGTATTGCCAGCACCAGCAAAGCTGAAGAGTGTAACGGCCGTAAATGGGCTTGCAACCGTTCTTTTGGATGGCACACCTTCATCCGAACCACAGAGACAAGATTTTACCCTCCGTGTAGAAGACAGTGAAGGAAGCGATGAGCTAGACATTACCGATTTTCGCTGGGACGATAAAAAGAATAAGGCCCTGCTCCAATTTGAGCGTATATCCCCATCCACTTCGACTCGGTATGCAAAAGTGTCGGTAGAGTACAAAGGGATCACGAAAAAATCCAGATCCTTTAGCATTCCCAAAATAAGCAGTGATGTGAAAACCGTAGAAATAGTGAATCAGGCTGACGATGCTGACCTGGTCGTCGGTTCGAGTGATGATGACACGCTCCAATTGGAAGCAATCGCGAAAGATAAAAGCGGAAATCCGGTCAAAGGCACGTATGTGCAATGGACCTCTAGCAACAAGAAGGTAGCTGTCGTGGATCCATCCGGGAAAGTGACAGCTTTAGGTAAAGGAACGGCTACGATCTCGGTGACGATCGACGGGAAAAAGGATAGTATCGAAGTCGATGTAAAAGCATCTGGGAATCAGCCGCTTCTTCAACTTGAGGTATTGAGTATTCCGGAGGCGTCTGCCAATGACGGCAGTATAAATGGTAAGCAAACTGTAACGGTAGAAAACGGCAAGCTCGCCAAGGATCTTTCAGCGGCTGACGTGACGATGAAGAACCTGCCAAGCGGATTGGACATCCAGCTGGATCGTATCAGTGACACCACTTTTACGATTTCCTTTACCGGACGTGCAAAAAATCACGCTGCACGAGATAGCGGGAATGATCTGCAAATCATTATTGCAAAGAACAAAGTCTTGGGTGCAGAAGCCGATGTTGTTTCGCCGAAATTTGGCATTGCTTTCTCAGATCCTGTCATTTCCGTCCCTTCCATTCCTTCCGCAACATTCGGATCGAGCCTAGATGGCCAAACGGTTTCAGGGAAAACCTTTCTAAACGTTAAGATAACCGCGACGAACTTCACATTAAAGGATTGTCATATTAAAGGCACACTCACGATCAGCGCATCGAGTGACATCACGTTGGAAGATGTAGTGATCGATGGGCCGATCATTATCGAATAG
- a CDS encoding methyl-accepting chemotaxis protein, which translates to MKSLQAKIFIVFSVLMIITGLIVSFVIYSSTKDLIMSSIGAQARSIGEHVSTQIDAADFQAVLNQVKMESASEASQHKIMAMTEYEKIRQLLTFFKKSNGLKYLYTMAKMENGQFMYIVDGYEQSEINDASLPGTVEHNTYDNLTNIFATGQTQVGELNVNEQYGATITTYVPLKDASGQMIGIVGADFDATTIYQMLEGNKRTVIMITSAILVMTSLISIWFSRMLIKPLRQLTQTVKKVQQGDLTVSIDIWTKDEVGVLGRAFSEMVTDLNRMIRVINANSHTLAKSSFELGQTMDSIAGDTHVLMEKINRVRDGAKEQVTHVHNTGTTMKRMDNDIHNITEKAQEVYRNSEETTAFSEQGKSDMEIAVKQMQDVKKAQDQAFHVINDLHLKSRQIDSIIGTISEISSRTNLLALNAEIESARVGEAGKGFAVVADEVRKLAFQSTKATENIAKLIIDVQKYTEIAVHYVTEATELINNEGVLYTRSGEAFSSIYGAFQGVSKQIESVTKATEQLAIGSETIVNSIANVEIIASRSYEATDDFLVMMEKQYAVIEKINATAQEFSVMTSDLHDLTRKFKVEVD; encoded by the coding sequence ATGAAAAGTTTGCAAGCAAAGATATTCATCGTTTTCAGTGTACTGATGATTATCACCGGCTTGATAGTCAGCTTTGTCATTTATTCCAGTACTAAGGATTTGATTATGTCCTCGATTGGAGCGCAAGCGAGGTCAATTGGGGAACATGTAAGCACGCAAATTGATGCTGCTGATTTCCAAGCAGTGTTGAATCAAGTGAAGATGGAATCTGCAAGCGAAGCGAGTCAACACAAGATTATGGCAATGACTGAATATGAAAAAATTCGCCAACTGCTGACCTTCTTTAAAAAATCCAATGGTTTAAAGTATTTGTACACGATGGCTAAAATGGAAAATGGGCAATTCATGTATATTGTAGACGGATACGAACAGTCAGAGATCAATGACGCTTCGCTACCGGGCACTGTTGAGCATAATACATATGACAATTTGACAAATATCTTTGCTACCGGACAAACACAGGTAGGAGAGTTGAATGTTAATGAACAGTATGGTGCTACCATCACAACATATGTTCCTCTTAAAGATGCGTCTGGACAGATGATTGGGATTGTCGGAGCAGATTTCGATGCAACGACTATCTATCAAATGCTTGAGGGTAACAAACGTACAGTCATTATGATTACTTCCGCGATCCTCGTGATGACTTCACTCATTAGCATCTGGTTCTCCAGAATGTTGATCAAACCTCTGCGTCAGCTTACTCAAACGGTTAAAAAGGTGCAGCAAGGAGACTTGACCGTATCCATTGATATTTGGACAAAGGATGAAGTAGGTGTACTCGGACGGGCTTTTTCAGAAATGGTGACTGATTTGAACAGAATGATTCGGGTGATTAACGCAAACTCTCATACACTGGCTAAATCCTCTTTTGAACTAGGACAAACGATGGATTCGATTGCGGGTGATACGCACGTACTGATGGAGAAAATCAATCGTGTCAGGGATGGGGCTAAGGAACAGGTTACCCATGTGCATAATACCGGAACAACGATGAAAAGAATGGACAACGATATACACAACATTACAGAAAAAGCACAAGAAGTGTACAGGAATTCTGAAGAGACTACTGCATTTTCCGAACAGGGCAAGTCAGACATGGAAATAGCAGTGAAGCAAATGCAGGATGTGAAAAAAGCACAGGATCAAGCCTTCCATGTCATCAATGATCTTCATCTCAAATCCAGGCAAATCGACAGCATCATCGGAACGATATCCGAGATTTCTTCTCGCACAAACCTTCTTGCCCTCAATGCGGAAATCGAGTCCGCCCGAGTTGGAGAGGCAGGGAAAGGATTTGCTGTCGTGGCCGATGAAGTGCGGAAGCTTGCTTTTCAGTCAACTAAAGCCACCGAAAATATTGCCAAGCTTATTATCGATGTGCAAAAGTATACAGAGATAGCTGTTCATTACGTCACAGAAGCGACTGAACTCATAAATAACGAAGGGGTTCTCTATACGCGGTCTGGTGAAGCCTTTAGTTCCATTTACGGAGCGTTCCAAGGAGTAAGCAAACAGATTGAAAGTGTTACCAAAGCTACAGAACAATTGGCTATCGGCAGCGAAACGATTGTTAATTCCATTGCCAATGTGGAGATTATCGCTTCCCGTTCCTACGAGGCAACTGATGATTTCCTGGTTATGATGGAAAAGCAGTACGCAGTGATCGAAAAGATAAACGCAACTGCCCAGGAATTTTCCGTGATGACAAGTGATCTGCATGATTTAACCCGTAAATTTAAGGTAGAGGTCGACTAA
- a CDS encoding tyrosine-type recombinase/integrase, translating into MEKHLGFKLYPHKFRHTFCSRLLKRGVPLTTVIKLAGHAHIQTTFQITIRNPYVCPSFNILECALNRLSNHNSERE; encoded by the coding sequence TTGGAAAAGCACCTCGGTTTCAAGCTGTACCCGCACAAATTCCGTCACACCTTCTGTTCCCGTCTGCTCAAGAGAGGTGTGCCACTCACAACGGTAATCAAGTTAGCTGGTCACGCCCACATTCAGACGACTTTTCAGATAACAATAAGGAATCCGTATGTATGCCCTTCCTTCAATATTTTGGAATGTGCATTAAACAGGCTATCTAATCACAATAGTGAACGAGAATAA
- a CDS encoding tyrosine-type recombinase/integrase: MNPIEEFEQYLVENGMAPKTIESYVGDVKGFCVYLEGMGVGPPTDLKCFYVFNCKNRLTENKYAVATIKKKTNSLQAFNLFLIDRKLTTEHVVTLRIDRIKVAAGSEGEVEVFSEQEVNQLLFFVQDRSKVSLRNHLIVWLLLYTGVRVSELCGIQFNDLDYLTNTLRVTGKGGKYREIPLRPDLVDLIKEYIRSDRQENRHRDSPYLLLSQRAEKMHKRT; the protein is encoded by the coding sequence ATGAACCCGATCGAAGAGTTTGAGCAGTACTTAGTAGAGAACGGGATGGCGCCAAAAACGATTGAATCTTACGTGGGCGACGTGAAAGGGTTTTGTGTGTACCTGGAAGGAATGGGCGTAGGGCCACCGACCGATCTGAAATGCTTCTACGTTTTCAACTGCAAAAACCGCCTCACGGAAAACAAGTACGCGGTGGCGACCATCAAGAAAAAGACCAACTCCCTACAAGCATTCAATCTGTTTCTGATCGACCGCAAGCTGACCACTGAACACGTCGTCACGCTGCGAATAGACAGGATCAAGGTGGCTGCTGGTAGTGAGGGTGAGGTGGAAGTCTTCTCAGAGCAGGAGGTCAACCAGCTCTTGTTTTTCGTCCAGGACAGGAGCAAAGTCAGCCTTCGCAATCACCTAATCGTTTGGCTGCTTTTGTACACAGGAGTTCGTGTAAGTGAGCTTTGCGGGATCCAATTCAACGACCTAGACTACCTCACAAACACGCTACGGGTAACAGGGAAAGGTGGCAAGTACCGAGAGATTCCGCTTCGACCTGATCTTGTCGATCTGATCAAAGAGTACATTAGATCAGATCGGCAGGAGAATAGACATCGGGACAGTCCCTACCTGCTTCTCAGTCAACGTGCAGAGAAGATGCACAAGAGGACGTAG
- a CDS encoding IS3 family transposase: MHFNNHQRFQKKLNNLSPVDYRTKVV, encoded by the coding sequence ATTCACTTTAATAACCACCAACGTTTTCAAAAGAAACTAAACAACCTTAGTCCGGTCGATTACCGAACTAAGGTTGTTTAA